The nucleotide window gacggcatggcagccttcgcagtgcgtagacatagggccgttgtgattggctaatattgagacaCAACTTGAatttagttggctgtcagataaacaaagttgaacaaacaacaagctgtcagataaacaaagctgagaaacagacttgttatcacagcaacgatccgtccttacataaataacgtctatgaataaggactGTATATTCAtcaatataatcattattatttttagataaaaagcTGAACGGTATtgttaagtaggtattttataaaatgaatttagtacaaatcaacaattgcattttacataatattctgtGGCAGATGCGATATTGGTAAAATTTCCTTTTCTCTTTCCTCAATATTCGGTGGATTATATTCGAAAAATTTTGCTATAAAGTACCTGAAaggaaaattacataaataggtatatctaattgtaaaattttctagATCTTTTTAATAATGGTATACGTACTATATcaaattgtgaataaaatatttagtaggtAAGTATATCTACTAGACAAGATTTtacaatcatttaaattttatgcaaatccgttcagtacggTGATTTCTGATGTCGAGTTTTTCGAGACGTATACGATATGTGCATTAGCGGTTATATATTGTATGTTggtgttattaaaatagaagaaataactatgaattatgaatatCGAATAGGTACATCCGAATATGCTGTTACAAATCCATATTCGTGACTATTTGTTTGTATTCTGCAAGTATCTAAATGTGGGTTATCTTAAAAGTAAGTAATCTTATTATTAGCTATGCTAcgtttataatctatacttataataaatctgtagaggtcaattctgtacatgaaatatatttccaaaataactatcagggggtgattagggatcgatactgatgccaaaatgcaattagtaaaatttttgtctgtctgtctgtataaccgttatagaaacaaaaactactcgacggattttaacgaaacttggtacaattatttttcatactcctgagctggttatagtatacttttcatcacgctacaattaataggagcaaaGCATTGAAGGGAAATGTttggaaaacgggagaagttactccatttttaggcttccgtcgcgtgtgcaaccttaatggttaaagctacacagaaatcatgtatgacggaaatgttctccttaaaattatataaaaagtatcccacgacagcatatgtctatcttttatggttgactcacaataacacgtgtaactcccgatagcttagtagttcgaagctttctcattatatttgtctattcttacgtttataacactctcagccacccattattaaaaaagttaacattattaaatattccataaaaaagaatcatagaaatcgctCTAGAAagaccaaagttatacatgaaatacgctaataataagccatcacgcgtgaatactgaatcatgctatatgcttccttcgactTTCACCAGGATctcatcatcagaccctgaccggacaatcggaccacctgcataccaccatacattaaaaaaacatcccgacaaattgagcacctcctccatttttgaagtccgaaatccacgcgggcgaagctgcgggcggaagctagtaataaatatgtaggtaggtaggtacctatAGGTATAGTTATAAGTATGCAGATATACATTATAACTGATATATCAAATGGTTTAGGATAAATGTAAGTAGTGATATCGTACCAAACAAGAATCTCGATAGTGACCAGCAGTCCAGCGACTAGTGTTTGCACGATGACCTGGGCCGGTTCCGCGGAGCCGCGCAATGCCGCTGCGAGCATCGCGTCGCTTGCGTCCGAAGCTGCCTCTAGGGCCGCCACTAACAACGCCGGCGCCGCCAACCAACGCGCACCTCTTCGCCACCAAGACTGCTATATAATCAAACACATAATACAATGTGAGTAAGTAACACcgaggaaacctgcgaatgagtGGAGACCAAGCGAACAAGCATTGCCGGATTCACAGAAATGGTTTACCTAATAATGTtgggaaattaataatatatcggCAAACGATAAACGTTTAATTTGTTCAAACTTACCTTCATAATGTCATGACCTTTAGAGCATTGAAACATACTTATTTTTCTGCGGTACCTTATAAGCCAACGGAGCACCTACCTTTGACATGACAGCTATGAGAAGCAACAGTGAAGTAGCAGCTGTTATGAAGGCGCTAAGCTTTCCATAACCCATGACCAGGCGTATTGTAGGTTTTGTTATTCtaaaaatgtgttattaaattaatataccgGTCggttctcaaaaaaaaatctttagccTGTGGTatcagtataatttattaaaaagatacaACATTGGCTTAACACTATGCAATGGAACTAATATTGGTTAAAATGTCTTACTTCCGTGTGAGTCGCCTGCTAGTGTAtacattatataacaataaaaaaagatttaaaaaaagaaacaaacggTATGAATACGAGACGTGATCTAGAAACCAATAATTTAGAACATATGACTATGATAATTACCATCTTGGCCTGATTACCTTCTAGCAAAACTGACGTTGTTAAGTTTTTGcgcaacatcatcatcatctagTTCTAGTTCGACCGGCTGTGAGGCGAAGGCGCACGCAGACATGGATACTCCGAGCAGAGCTACCAGAAGAGCACGGAGTTTCATGCGAACACGTTCGCAGCTCTCACTGCCGACGTCGCTTAGCCTCTGTAATGAAGAGTAAAACTGTCACTTACTCTTCTAAAACAATATGAATACAATGAATCTAAAAATTAAATGGTACCTTTATCAAAGAGCGTACCTTAGGGAGTACCAATTCCATGAATTGACCTTCgcattgttatattatgtcttctgttaaattattatgactatttaattattaaataatatgaacccTGTGTTAGGCCTTAATCTACCGCGccagcctagtgcggattgaaaTTCTTTTTGAAGAATTCTTAGGTACATAGGTTTTGTCGCTGTTTACCTCTACCTTACCTTAAGCCCACAATAATTAACATACAATTAGCCTGGGGTTATGAACATAGGGAGTCTCGGCAGACTGTTACATTTTCAACTAGACTATCATGCAGTTGTaattgtaacataatataaagaaatttccGATTTGAGGACCTTAATGGAAATGGGTCGAATTCTCAAAGGAAAGCCATAAAACAGCCAACTATCAACATAAATTTACTGTTTGCTCAATcacattattatacaaaacacaTGCATACccacatataatattatgtagtaaaatgTGATGTTTTTACACTGACAACATAAAACTTACTGTTTTGGGATGCATCTCATGGTGTGTACAAAGTTGGTTCAACAGGGTCACACTTTCGCTGTCCATAATGCATAACTTTTGCTAATTTATCCTCATGATATGCGAGTAGGTTCAGTGTTTATAAGAGTATTACACGTGTTGCCTTTTGTATACATTTACGGAATTAGTCACATTGTTGTAGTAGGATGGAAATTGGAAACTTTAAATACGGAAATGTCGAactaaattgctttaaaaattgtGACAATATAAATGTCAGTATCATAATGCGCCAGTATTAATAGAGAATTAGCAAATTATTACTAGAAGACCGGGAGGCGTAGTTTAGCTGCAACtataacgtaggattatatcctctttggtttaaaatggcCATCTCGCATGGACTATTGCGTNGTCGATATATTTTTTGGCTGTCATTAATTGTTGGATCGGAGGAACGTTCACAATCTTTTCGCTAGCTATTCTTGTGTTcatgattatttgttaatttgattcaaatgattcccttttgtaaattagtacagtttttgttataagtaataattactattttagatttatgttattttttctaataaataaatgtaaaaaccctaaatatagatattatgttgTAAAGTTTTCTGGATGTCCGAGACAGGTATCTCCCATAGCCTTCCACATAGCTTTTAGGATGCTCCGCCTCTACTATTTATGTCTCCACCTGTGACCCGGTCTAAGCActctacaaataattatattgctgGCTTGGACTAACGTGCTTAAACTATTTAACATAAACGAGCCGGCAATGGCAACCCGTGCAatcacttttcgtcaagtgtgttccgttccatgatgtaatagggagcgaacctatcaaaatattagtcatgaattcagactccgggctaatagtGAGCAgcaaaatccaaatatcactttgcccgatccgggaatcGAATTCAAGACCTACAAACCTTTGCCTACATCTAGCCCACCCAGACACAGAATAGTATAGAACTTTAATACAAGTAAAATTACTAGTGCGATAGTAgtgatagcggcgatagcctagttgggtctagaacggactgccaagatgaatgtccgcagggcccttattctgtatgatagtgtaaacgcgtaacgcggccatgtcatgttatcttcgagaaatgagcgtggaatggtattctgtaagccaaatttctatagtcctaaacatgatgcgttgtgttacgtgcttgttacgcactgttcaAATAACGTGCGGAataaagaataaggcccctggttcAAATACCAGGGCACACactctgacttctaaaatcatgtgtgtattctttgtaaatttatcgttcgctttaacggtgaagcaaaacaCCGTGAGCAAAcctacacacctgagaagttctctataggaatttcgaaggtgtgtgaagtctaccaatacgcactagatcagcgtggtggattaaggcctaatcccttttaatagtagaggaggcccgtgctcagaagtgggcaagtaaataatacagggctgatattattactgttatCCGGTGCGATATTGGTGTTTATACTATAGTTAAAGACGCAGACTTATCACGCTGTAGCTTAGTATGTCTCTCACCATggaaccaaataaaataatttatttcaaaagattaAGCATAATTTAACCTGACGAATGCACTATGTATCTTCATACTGGCATAATATTATTCCATTGAATTTCTAGTAgtcataatttatagtaaactgcagatttgtgaatattttgcaTGGTTTACGCATTCAATATAACTACGCTACGCTACTGAAGCGGGCAGTTAGATTATAATGAATAGATATTATTAGGATCATAATACAAATCCAACTTGACGGTAGACTATAGAGggtattaaagttttaattacaatattcctTGTCTAAGACCCTAATCTGAGTTGATCAGCGTGAGACAAAATTCTTTACCACATCTTCTAAAcacatacacaaataataattcaatatcaGACCTTAGTATTCATGTAATGCGATTGATTCTTATGGCaccacaaagtattgttggatTTAGGATTTACCTGCAATTTGTAGTATGAttacttattttcattttgctATGAGCCTAAAATTAAAAGGTATCTTATCAagctttattgaaaatattgtaaatatttattacaaatcacaTATGCACAAATATTGTCGAAATACACAGAACTCTTGAAGACAATTAAATATCATCAAGttcaaagatattattttatgagcCAGCCCGGCAAAAGTCTTGATTTTAATAAGCGGCAGTGataaaagaatatggaaaagtTTTGCGGAAACTAAGATCAGCTGTCCGGCAAGGTGAGGTAAAAATAGTCCTGGATTATGCTGAAAAAAAATAGTAGGATTAATTGGGAtttggttatatttatatacacttAGAGTAGCTGTAGGTAATTACTAGGTATACCGTAGGTAAAGAAATGTTTTCATTCTTGCCTTATTCGTACAACATTTCGGCGTTAGAATATTCTTGGATGAGACGATTCGCCAATGATGATAC belongs to Manduca sexta isolate Smith_Timp_Sample1 unplaced genomic scaffold, JHU_Msex_v1.0 HiC_scaffold_3008, whole genome shotgun sequence and includes:
- the LOC119192626 gene encoding uncharacterized protein LOC119192626 — translated: MDSESVTLLNQLCTHHEMHPKTRLSDVGSESCERVRMKLRALLVALLGVSMSACAFASQPVELELDDDDVAQKLNNVSFARRITKPTIRLVMGYGKLSAFITAATSLLLLIAVMSKQSWWRRGARWLAAPALLVAALEAASDASDAMLAAALRGSAEPAQVIVQTLVAGLLVTIEILVWYFIAKFFEYNPPNIEEREKEILPISHLPQNIM